AGGTGTTGGTTATGATCAACCATGTTGGTGAGAACCTTAGTTGAGGTGTTGGAAGGTTGGAATCTTGATGTTGTTATTTATTTGTCTGCTATTTACTTAATCATTACTCGCTTTTAACTATTTTAAGTAAATGttattttatgcaaaagagtcataattatcatattactgttcaagccttcatatgcttatttttctcacaactTGCGAAGTAtgatatgtgctcacacttgctataaccaaacaaACTCAGTTGGAGAATACGTTGAAGACTTTATGGAAGATGGAGCGTTCTAAGGTTGTTGTTCATCGGTTTGCCTGTGAAGTCGTCGTGAAGAATAAAGTCTACGTAGTTTCGTTGaagttttatttgtttcttcgaCCCTCGAATATCACGTTTGTAAGACGATTTAAGTACGATTAAGTTgaatattgtaataattataATCAATAAAGTTACTATATGTTATGATTGATTCATAGACCCAGCATATAAAATGCGATTGGTCAATTTTTTGGACCGATCTCAACATTCTCCAACTTCTTTCCCCTAATTTTCAAACCAAACTCACCTTAGAATCATGCAGGATCAGACACTTGTCAGTCTGACGAGAACAACTTATCTGGGGAAAAATAAGAAACTTAAGAAACTAAAAATATCTCCTTGCGTCTATGGGCTCTCACTGGAACCTCATATTGGTAGgaaattagtttatttttttgacCAGTTCAAAGGGACTAACTCTAGTCTCTAGCTGCAGAAACGATCCTAAGTAGGCTGTAATTATTCTTTCCGTATGCTTCGAACTTAGGACTAGTCACCCAACCCAACAGCTTGTGCTATCGAGAAAAAGCAAAGCAAGATTCTTGTTGGTTGATGATACACTTTAACATAAAACATGTTCAAAATGAAGTTTATTAAGGTATATGCATCCATACATAAAATTTAACATTTTTATatctaatttgataaatttgaATGTGGCTATTTACATTTAGTTAAAAATAGATTATTGATGCAAAAttatttagtttaaatttgccaatttaatttattttctaaatttggACAAAAAGTCTAAGTCAGCAAGGATAATGTTTgtttaaaacaaaacagtttatgCTGAAAAAAGAAAGGATATTAACTAACAAAACATACTTTAATTGACAATATCATATTTTGATGGTAATATAGCTGTTGTCAATACTATGTTCCTACTTGCATTCCAACAAGGTTTTGATCCTGTAATCAATCCATATCATATTGGCTCTATGGAATAGTACAATCCTACGATTAGGGTTGCACATGTAGAGGTGCAAATGTTGTTAATTAACAAACTTTCAATATATTGCACACTTGCACTTGGAATTTTTTAAATGAAACATCAATATGTAAAAAATTCCAACCTGCCTGGGGAAGGGAAACTTGATTTTTTCGAGACGCTTATGGAATTTACTTTTGTCATTCTCCCATGAGGTAAAAATAGTCAAGCACCTCATCCAAAAGATTTCAAAGAACAAAACAGTAATATTCATTTAAACAAATCTAATTAATTTATTGAATGCTAATATGATGCTAATATGATACCATCTCATGTATTACCACATATGATTTTAGGTGAAGTGGAGGAGAGAAAGGGAGTGAGAGAAAGTGGTCGTTATCTAGTGAAACAACGGTCTCGTAAGCTAAAATTTAAGACTACGAGGCTACTCTCACAATATTATATGAGTGTTGTGTACAAATTAAAGACTTAGTATGAGACAACTAAAAACACGAACTCATTATAGGAGTGTGTTATAAGACGACATGTGCCACTATCTGTTATGAGACGACCTATAAGACGACATGAGCCACTCTGCTGCCCTCCACATACACCCCACCCAAGCTGAGTAGGGAAAGGCTGACAGGGAGGGAACAAGTGGAAGTGACCTAGAAAGGGAGGGTCTTACGAGTAGAATGAGAAGTTTAGGGTTCAAAGATGTCAGAAAAGGTGTTGGAGAAATGTCGATCAAgtattgggattcttttatttatttgaaaCTAGGAAAATAACATATACTTGTCCGACTCGTATCGGAGTATCGATGTTGGATACTTATCAGAGGAGTATCGGTACCGTACATGAGCTTCCCTAAGTATCCACGCATTGTAGCCTATATTCGATACATATCATATCGGTTCTGTGCAATCCTAGAACCTTGTGAGATCTGCACTGGGCTGCACATGTAGAGGAGCAAATGTTGTTAATTAGCAAACTTGGAATATAGGTGAGCTTCCATATTTTGAAACGAAACACAAATACTGTGTGATTTCTCCAATCTATTTTGGGGAACTGAGAGTTGATTTATTGAGACACTTATGGGATTTACACTTTTGTTCCTCACTCTCCCATGAGGTGAAAATAAGCACACCATCGCAAAACACAACACCCAATACTAGTTCAAAGACCAAAACTATAATTTTCCTTCAAacaaatctaataaatttaCTGAATGCTAACATGTACACACTGTCCATATACGATAATATGACTTTCAGTCTGGTAGAAACTTGGAAAGTATGCAGATCAAAATCATCTCATGGAAAGGACCCTAGCTACATACAAGGTGTGCCAAGCCAGCTTAGTTTCGCCCCTCAGCTCCAAAACAGAATACCAAATTGCAACTGCAAAATCTTTTCCTAGCCGCAAACTCTTCAGACAGACTAAAATACCCCGAAAAGCGTTGATGCAGCAAAGAACAAAAGTAATACTCCTAGAAGGCCAACCTGGCAAAATGTACTTTCATGTAAGTCATAATCTTATATTGAACTCTCATGCACAACAAGCTAATCGCAATAAGCTAAAGCATTCATGGTTAGATCAGAACAAGCGAACAAAAGTAGCGGTATGCTTTCTATCTAACAATAGCTGCTTTAAAATCCACACCAGTCTGTACGCACAAGATACATGTTATAAGATGAAACTATTGCTCATATTGGAACTGTGCAATAAAAACTTGCTGcccaaataatttcaaatttgtagtttaatttaatattttagtAGGCCTACAATATATGATGTTCTTTGAGTCCATGGGCAATGTGGATTCCACATGCATGTTGACAAGTTACTCATGTTACACAGAAGATCATCGATGACCATAGGACTTTTAGTTGTCTTACCAGCTTCTCAGATAAGTAGCTGGCCAGGAATGCTCCCCCAACAATAGCAAGGTCAGTTGCAATCAGGTGTCCTGCTATGGCTCCACTGGCAACACCCAAAGGAGACTACAAAAATAAGGCGCTGTGCAGGTATGTTTGAGGGTTGAGATTTGTTAACAGTATTCACTTGTACACTATGCGGAGATTTGTTAACTGTATTCACTTGTTGATTATTCGATTTTGCTTGTTTTCTGCTGGGCTACAGCATCAGACAAATGATACATTATAGTTGTGCGTGATGATGGTTTCGTCTCCACTCCTCTGTTTTACTTTTATTTGGAGCATCAATACCGAGTTACaagctgtagtatctgaataTACGTCTAAACACATACCACATAATACTACTATTACAAAATAGATCCGTGATATGATTTATTTTGGATAGTGATTGGCGAAGGGTTTAAAGTCCTAATGGAATTCTAATATAGGAATTCATCAATGggctctatataaagagagatGGGGATTTAGTGTGGGAATGTACGTATGCAGGAAATGCACAGTTAATTTATGGTTGTTCCTATATAGGATATTAAGGACTGATTTTTAAACATGCTACACCACCACGAGTCCTATAAGTTAATCCACACAACCCTGCTCCCGTGAGGTGAGCCATCCAACCGGCATGCCCACGATCTAGAAAAAATATGCACACCCCATCTCCGGCACAGATCAACCACTTCGCTGctacttcgtctccaagctcaTGCGCTCCCCGGCGGCCTCCCCATCCCCCGATCCCAAGCCTGTCAAGGAAGGGTGTGTACTCCCCTCTTTACTTCCATCTCCAATCCGTCGGTGTGTACTCCCGTCTTACTTCCATCTCCAATCCGTTCCCGATCTGTTCCCCGGTTTGCTCGACCCGAGCGATCTGGATCCAGGAACCACCCTATGGAGTTTAATTTCTCGATAAATTTGCATGTGGGAGAGTATCGGGGGCTAAGGTTACTGTTGTTGGCGTTCAGCTATTGATCTGCTAACTGACGTGAGGCTTTTGCTTCTTCGCAGGTAGGTGGTCGTCAGGGCAAGGAACCTGAGGACCAACGCGCAGTTCATCCCGGCCAAAGCCTTCAAGGCACGCAAGGTTTATCTGGGAGACTTCGGTAAGAACTTTAAGGCCAAATTGCCATCTATTTCTTTACGCTTCAGAAATGACAGTTCAGGATTCGGCTGCTAGTTAGCTAACTAATGTTATTTGCTCAGTTTTCTGGAAAGAAATAAACTATGGCTGAATTATACTGGTCAGTTGTTGATTGCTCAATTCAATCCTATGGTTGAAGTAGTCTATTATGCTCGgcatgaacattttttttttgtaaggaCATCGTGTTGGAAAATAAACTGTGGCATTGAACAATTTAAGTTTCATCTGATAGATCATCGCTGCGGATATTGCTCTTTGTTCTAAGTAGAATTTTGCCGCCTTCCATAAGCATGTCCTAACAGACTTTCAAAGATTTGTCCTGATATATTTTAGTTCTTTCCCTAGAATAAATTCTTTGTTGTTTCATTGCCAACATCAGCAGCGTGGTGACATTTCATTTGTAGGTTTTTATGTCTCGGTTTGAAATTGTATTATCCTCTACCTAATGCATTCTCTAATATATTCATTACTTCAATGCATATTGCAGAAATAGAAAAATTTGTGGTTATCGGGAAAGAGAAAAGTGATTGTTTTGATGTCCATGATGATGAATGGAGCTGCTCGGTCCATCTCGAGGAACCTATTGAAGACGTAAGTGAAAGGATAAAGCATCTTGAGTCTAGGGTGGAAGAGGCATCAGCACTGATCAAGAAGTATTCAAGAATACTTGAACTCGAAGCTCTCGGTCGTATGCAATCAGGGGAAACTGTAATAGATAGTACCAACCTGCTGTTGTTGCAGTCTGATCTTGATCGATTGTACCAGGAGAAGATGGAAGCAGAGATTCAGTGCATCATCATGACAAGAGCTTATCAAACCTGGGCAACTCTGGCTGAGGATCAAATGGCCCTATAGGAAGCGCAGAAGTCTCTGTCTCAAGACTACAAGCAGCTCAGACTTAAACTACGAACACTGAGAACAGAGCAGTGATGTTAGAAGAGATGGCAGAGAAGCTACAGGTGCAGTGCAAAGAGCTGTCCAGGAGTTCAATAGTCTTGCAGCTGCAATCTAAAGCGAGTAGGTTTTCACTTATTTTTTCGTTCAGTTCATACTGTTGTGTATTGCTATAGGAACCTATCTTGTGCGCCTCATGCCCTCTTCTACTGAGGTTGTACCTACTTGAGCTTATAGGAGAAGACATCGGGAAACCCTTATGTAAACATGCTTGTAAAAGTTATCTTGTAATTTATCGTGTTATGGCATGACTTGCCTCATAAATTTTTCTTTCTGTAACAAGTCATCTTTCAGATGGCGCCTAAATATTCTGCTACTTGGTTCCTCATATGCGTTTTTGTCAATTCTCATGGTCAATGTTTTCTGCACAACTGAAATACATTTCCAATGTGCTGGCGCCTGGTATCGTCACTGAACCTGTGAATTtagttgctggttttgacttcTGGTCATGAGATTACAAGCACGCTCTGACGCCAAAACCAGTTTAAATCGATTAAACTACTGCtgttttcaaattttcaaatatGCAATCACTTCCGTTTTGCTTCAAATCTTGAACTACTTTTTTTTCACAGGAGACAACATGTTTCAAGAGCTCAGAGACATCATTGCGTGTGAAACTCTAGATCAACTAATCTTTTATATACAACAACGTTACAACAGCAACAGCACAAATCTTCGAAAAGATGTCTCGCTGAACATCTACAGCTTGTTCAGAAAAAGCACACGCGTCGTTGTGGATGCACTTCAGTTTCTTCAGAGCAACACCTACAGATATATACATCACTTTCTAGTTTCTAGTATCTACAACCTATGACCTCGATCTCAGAGATCTCTACGAGTAGAACCGTCGCCGATTGAACTGAAGGAGGCTGCTGTATGTGCGGTCGTGCAAACCAACAAAGAGAGCCTCAGTGTCCAGACTGAATGAAATGCCTGCAATCTCACCGAAGAAATCCAGTTCTTGCTTCCTGCTGTACCCACTCGCGACATCAAAGATGTGGATAAAATCTGCAGGTTCTGCCATCGCCATGAACCTTGCATCAAACGTGCAGCGAATTGACCTTATGGCTCCAATGTTGCCACCCAATACAGCAACTGATTTTGAGAGATTGCGGATGTCCCATACCCTGCATGTCTTGTCTGGGTTTCCAGTGGCGAATGTTCGGCCATCTGGGTTCCATGCTGATGCAAAGGAATAATCCAAATGGCCACGGAGATCATGAAGCGTCAGCGAGAAACAAGCAGAGGTAAGCTTATATAAACTATGAATTTGATATTTAAAGTTATTGACTGACCATTACAGTCTGCTTACTTTTCCTGAATTAGCGTCAACCAGAAGTCCACAGGATTGTCCCCAGCAATGACAGCAAGTTTACCATCAAAGCGCAAGGATGACTGATGCTTCCAGCATTTTTGTTGCAGAGGTGTAATGAACACTTcactcatttaaaaaaaaaaatcacttcacTCTAACTTGATTGCTGCGTCAGAAAAATGCCAAAATGGCAGTATAAAAGTGCCTTTtacttcatgttcttgtgtcgaCAAGCCTTTTACTTGCTCCTTCTGAAAGTTGAATGAAAAGGATCTTGTGTACATGCTCTGTTCATACTTCGTACTCTACTTGGAAAGAGGAATTTTATCTCTGGTCTCCGTGCTGCTGAGCCTTCGAATTCTAGCTATGCAGTTGTTTTCTTTTCAGAGACTTGACCCGCCGGCGAATCCGTAGTACTTTGTTAAGGCTCGATTTGGTATTACAGTGGATTAAGATAATGTTGGCTAGCGGGATATCTTTTAGCAGGATCTACTTGGCTAGCTGTTCCGTTTGGTTAAATCATGTTTTAAAGATAGGTATAGTTGCCAACATGGATTTCTTCAAATGACATGCAGATGAGGTACTTTATCCTATCACTCATTTTGCACTGAGATTTCTGCAGTACATATGTTATTTGTCCTATATGCAGTACACAAATCTCAGTACAAAATTGAATGGTGTAGATGCAACACGTCACCCGCAAGCTATTGTGATAGTACATTTTCACTACAGTTGCCCACTTAATGATAACAGAAAATATGGTTTTGTTACCGCTGACTGAAGAAAAATCCACGTCAAAAGGATTAGCCTGCCATTGGATCACAAATTTTGTTAAGACTATAATCTGAGTAACTAACAAGGTGCCTGCAGGTCGCTTAGGACTCTACTATCCTCGTTCCTCAAAGTTGCCGTCCCATTTTTTCCATCTCTGGTTCAAAGTCCAGTCGAAGGGGACGGACACTCAGCACAATGGAAAGAATCCAACATCTTTGGAAATAAACAATTCTATTGCATCCTCAAtgcaacatcttcggaaagaaTCCAACATCACAACGGAAATATAACCGCATCACAACGGAAATATAACCGCATCACAACAATACAAACCTTATGGTAAAATGCGACAAGGCCAGACAAGCTGCTACATAATCCGATCGTTTGGTACAATTTTTTGCATTTTATGTGGAGGGGCTGAATAAGGCCAGTCCCATAGTATTTTCTAACCAGATATTGACGATCCCATCGGACATAACGCCTTTGATGGTGAAGTGGTTATGTAGCACATATACTATAGAGGAGTTTGAAGTTACCTATGGACTAGATCGTGTTTCCTTTGTATTCTCcgtccctctctccctcatgcTCAAGTTCACTGTTCAAATTATTCAACTTATTtatatctatactcctataaaatagatGAGTTATAACAGGTCTAAACGATCTTCATCTTACATCTTGGAAACTTCCAATCAACTAttagtattaaaaaatattaacacactattattttctttcatctataTCAAATAACTAGAATCAATTTATATCTTATATAATAAGTAGACATAGAATACAAGAGTTATACATGAGCTTTTGATATCCTACTGTTCACGAGCCTTAATCATATGGCTCAAATTAGTACTTAGGATCCTACTAATTACATAATGTAATAAAATTCCTTAATCCCCTCTCGTAGACAACAACCAATCACCTCCCATGCCTCACATTTTTCACATTAAACTCCGAGCCCACTTCGCTATGCTGTGTGTTGAAGGTTAGCTCGacctcctttcctttcctttctatACAATTTCCTTTCCCTGTGCAAAAATGAGTATGTTTTCGTTATCTTATGTTGAGAAGCTTTAAGGATGCATCATTAGGTTTGCTtttcaattgttttttttttttgaaattttttgacaGTCATAATGTTATTGATTTTATGTTTGTATAGCACGTGCGTGGTTGCTAGTATTCGAAAAAGGTTTGGGATTTTGACTTGAAGTTTGAAACTTGAATCGTGAACTTTCAACCCTAAACTTTCTGAAAACTATTTCAACTAGACTTTGAACCTTTATGGTTCAAGAAAACCAGAATCTTCAGCTATACCCATGGGCATGCAAGATACTCCCGATTTAACTAATACgtgataaataaaatatttcatCAACTAAAGCGTGGCTATATCGATGCTTGGGACAAACGTCAAATGTTACATTTTCAACCTAAAGAATGAAACTTTGAAAGTGATATGTTCTaaagaaaaggaataaaaatGATCTACGAGAGTccaaaacaaaaacgaaaaagGTGATTTACGAAGGCCTAGCTAGGAAGCCTTCTAACAAGCTTCCTTCCCAGATCTCGCAGTGGAGGCAGCACGAGATGACGCTCCCGTGGTGGCTCGCCACCACGGCGTGCGCTCCGCCGCCTGCTGCCTCCTTCGCTGATCTGCTCgcgttcctcttcctctccccatGCCCGCAACGCGCGCTCGTTGGCGCCGTTGACCTCGTATTCATCGCCGCCTCCCTCGTCATCGTCGTCTGCCGCCTCCGAAGAGGAGACCCGAGTGCTGCTGCTCCCGAACGCGAGGCGCTCCTGCAGAAGCCTTCTCAGCCAGCGCCGCCGCTCTTCCGATATGCGGTCGCGCTCGGGGTGTCCGCCGTCTTCGCCGCGGCGTCCGTCGTCCTCCTCGCGCTCGCGCTCCTGCTTCTGCCGAGCACGCCGTGGCGCGCCGTGGAGTCCGCCTTCCTCGTCGCTCAAGCCGTTGCGCATGGCGTGGCCGCGTGGACCGTCGTCTCGTCGGGGAGAGGAGCTGGAGTTGCCTCCGCCGCGCACCCGGCGCACCTCCGCGTGTTCTGGCTCGCTACCGCCCTCGGCGCCGTGCTTTTTGCCGCTTCGGCGGCGGTCCGCGGCGCCGACGGCTCGCTGCTCTTCCCGGACGATGTTCTCGCTTTCGTCGGCCTGCTCGTCTTGCTGCCTATGGCGTACGTAGCGGTCACTGGCTTCACAGGCCACGACGCCGGCGCGGGCGAAGGTGAAACAGAGCACACCGGCGCGGATGCGCCCGCCACACCGTACGCCACCGCATCGTTCCTTTGGCGAGCGACGTTCAGCTGGATCAGCCCGCTCATCTCCAAGGGGTACGTAGCTGACTCCCTCACCGCTGAAGACGTGCCCTCGGTCTCGGCCGGCCACCGCGCCGAGGCGTCGTACGCTCTGTTCATGTCCAACTGGCCGACGCAGGGGTCGCGGCACCCGGTGGCCGTCGCGCTGTGGCTGTCCTTCTGGCCGCAGCTCGTACTGACCGCGGCTCTCGGCCTCTCGGGCATGGCGGCCAGTTACATCGGCCCGTCGCTCATCGACCATTTCGTCGAGTTCATCCGCCGCGGCGGCACGGCGTGGGAGGGCCTCCAGTTAGTCCTCATCCTGGTCGTCGGCAAGGCGGTCGAGACGCTGGCGTCACACCACTACAACTTCCAGGGGCAGCTTCTGGGCATGCGCATCCGCGGCGCGCTGCAGACCGCGCTGTACCGCAAGTCGCTGCGCCTATCCACCGGCGCGCGCCGGTCGCACGGCACCGGTGCCATCGTGAACTACATGCAGGTGGATGCTGGGATGGTGTCCTCCGCCATGCACGGACTCCATGACCTGTGGCTGATGCCGCTGCAGATCGTGGTGGCGCTGCTCCTCCTGTATGCCTACCTCGGCGCCGCCGTGCTCATGACGCTTGCCGTCATCGCTGCAGTGACCGTGATCACAGCGTTCGCCAACAAGCTCAACCTGTCGTGCCAGCTCAAGTTCCTCAGCGTCCGCGACAGCCGCATCAAGGCCATCACCGAGATGCTGAACCACATGCGCGTCATCAAGCTGCAGGCCTGGGAGGAGACGTTCGGCGACAAGGTGCGCGAGCTCCGGCAGGCCGAGCTGGGTTGGCTGGTGAAGATCATGCTCTTCATGTGCGCCAGCAACATGGTGTTCTCGAGTGGCCCGCTCGCCATGACCGTGCTCGTGTTCGGGACGTACCTCGCCTCCGGAGGGGTGCTCGACGCCGGCAAAGTGTTCACGGCCACGGCGTTCTTCGGTATGCTCGACGGCCCCATGCGGAACTTCCCGCAGACGATCGTCTCGTCCATGCAGGCGTTCGTGTCGCTCGGCAGGCTGAACAAGTTCCTGGCGGACACCGAGATCGACAGCAGGGCAGTGGAGCGCGTCGAGAGCATTGCCGCGGGCACGGTGGCCGTGAAGGTGCAAGGCGGAGTGTTTGCGTGGGACGTACCGGGCGGCGAGGTGAATGGCAAGGATGGCCGGCCGGGCCATGGCGCGGAGCAGAATGACCCGGAGATGGAGACGGTGCTGAAGGGGATTGACGTGGAGGTGAGGAGGGGTGAGCTTGCTGCGGTGGTCGGGATGGTGGGTTCCGGCAAGTCGTCTCTGCTGTCTTGCATCATGGGAGAGATGCACAAGGTCTCCGGCAAGGTGAGTGTGCTGACTTCACATTCCGATCAGAATTTGGTATTAGGCACATCGTCACATTATTCCTCACgtaaaaaatagagagaaagagatccTAAATTTTAACTAGCTGATTTTGAAAATGAACCTAAATGTCGAAATATTAGAATATACCGTAAGATTAGTTAAAAGTCACTCCAGAAATAATAGTGAAACCGTAAGTTTTAAGCCCAATTGCGATTTGAGGTTACCTATGCACATGACCACGCCCAAGGGATTCCCCTTGCGGGCGAAATTCTCgtcatgaagggattttcgttctcttcagcgctccaacggtttcctttCACGTTTCTCTTCACGACAGGATTCTCAAAGTCATTCCCTTcaagacgggattctctcttctttcctttcgTGATTTCCCTCAAaggaaaactgttggagatgagagaaaataaaggaaataggaaaggggaagggaatcggaaagagaacgaaatgaaggaaatatggttAGGGATGGTCCTAGGAATCCAACAATTTATCGTAGCTCAAGTTCGGAGACGACGATTATACATCGTTTTCTATGCCTAGCCTAAGAGCATCTTCAAAAACTTTTCTAAAACTTACTCTCTATATTCTTATATAAGGAgtcattctaaaaaaaaattctattccTATATTGCTACAATTTCCA
This genomic window from Phragmites australis chromosome 7, lpPhrAust1.1, whole genome shotgun sequence contains:
- the LOC133925371 gene encoding LOW QUALITY PROTEIN: uncharacterized WD repeat-containing protein C2A9.03-like (The sequence of the model RefSeq protein was modified relative to this genomic sequence to represent the inferred CDS: inserted 1 base in 1 codon), encoding MSEVFITPLQQKCWKHQSSLRFDGKLAVIAGDNPXGLLVDANSGKLTSACFSLTLHDLRGHLDYSFASAWNPDGRTFATGNPDKTCRVWDIRNLSKSVAVLGGNIGAIRSIRCTFDARFMAMAEPADFIHIFDVASGYSRKQELDFFGEIAGISFSLDTEALFVGLHDRTYSSLLQFNRRRFYS